The Flaviramulus sp. BrNp1-15 genome has a window encoding:
- a CDS encoding undecaprenyl-diphosphate phosphatase, producing MNVIDAIILGIIQGLTEFLPVSSSGHLELGKAILGDNSVPEESLLFTVVLHFATALSTIVVFRKDVFSLIKGALKFKWNDDLQFILKIAVSMIPAVVVGLFFEEQLEALFGGNILLVGCMLIITAFLLFMADRAKNTNKKVSFSNAFIIGISQAIAMLPGISRSGATISTSVLLGNDKTKAARFSFLMVVPLIFGKIAKDVLSGDLTYESGNFTTLTIGFIAAFVAGLFACTWMIALVKKSKLTYFAIYCVIVGLVAIGFTLLNK from the coding sequence ATGAATGTTATAGACGCTATTATTCTTGGTATCATCCAAGGACTTACAGAATTTCTACCCGTTTCATCAAGTGGACACCTAGAGTTAGGAAAAGCCATTTTAGGGGATAACTCTGTACCTGAAGAAAGTTTACTTTTTACCGTAGTTTTGCATTTTGCAACAGCTTTAAGTACTATAGTTGTTTTTAGAAAAGATGTTTTCAGTCTTATTAAAGGTGCATTAAAATTTAAATGGAATGATGATTTACAATTCATTTTAAAAATTGCTGTTTCTATGATTCCTGCCGTGGTAGTTGGGCTATTTTTTGAAGAACAGTTAGAAGCGCTTTTTGGTGGTAATATTTTACTTGTAGGCTGCATGCTAATTATTACTGCTTTTTTATTATTTATGGCAGACAGAGCTAAAAACACCAACAAAAAAGTATCTTTTAGTAATGCTTTTATTATTGGTATATCACAGGCAATTGCTATGTTACCTGGAATTTCAAGATCGGGGGCGACTATTTCTACTTCAGTGTTATTAGGGAATGACAAAACCAAAGCAGCACGTTTTTCTTTTTTAATGGTTGTGCCTTTAATTTTCGGTAAAATCGCTAAAGATGTTTTAAGTGGTGATTTAACATATGAAAGTGGAAACTTCACAACCTTAACTATAGGTTTTATAGCAGCATTTGTAGCAGGATTATTTGCATGTACATGGATGATTGCTTTAGTTAAAAAAAGCAAACTCACCTATTTTGCAATTTACTGTGTAATTGTTGGTTTAGTAGCTATAGGATTTACGCTCTTAAATAAATAA
- a CDS encoding Bax inhibitor-1 family protein produces the protein MENMFQNKLVVNDLSDVEKVAFYKKTYSHVAGGVLVFILFEYLLLQSETIVNFALSMTQGFRWLIMLGGFMFITNYAEKMALKTPDTNKQYMAFGLYVLAEAFIFLPLIYIAIAYTQSFDLLNQAAIVTLALFTGLSAIVFVTKKDFSFLKAGLTVGFFIALGLIVAGTLFGFNLGLWFSVGMCVLAAGSILYQTSNLVHNYSNDQYIPAALGLFASLMLLFWYVLSIFLSRD, from the coding sequence ATGGAAAACATGTTTCAAAACAAACTGGTAGTTAATGATTTGTCGGATGTTGAAAAAGTAGCATTTTACAAAAAAACGTACTCTCATGTAGCAGGTGGCGTATTAGTATTTATTCTTTTTGAATACTTGCTATTACAAAGCGAAACTATTGTGAATTTTGCCCTATCCATGACGCAAGGTTTTCGTTGGCTAATTATGCTAGGAGGTTTTATGTTTATAACTAACTACGCAGAAAAAATGGCTTTAAAAACACCAGATACCAACAAGCAATATATGGCATTTGGGTTATACGTTTTAGCCGAAGCATTTATCTTTTTACCTTTAATTTATATTGCTATAGCCTATACACAGAGTTTTGATTTGTTAAATCAAGCAGCCATAGTAACACTAGCTTTATTTACAGGATTATCGGCCATTGTATTTGTTACAAAAAAGGACTTTTCGTTTTTAAAAGCAGGCTTAACAGTCGGTTTTTTTATTGCGTTAGGTTTAATAGTAGCAGGAACACTTTTTGGGTTTAATCTGGGGCTTTGGTTTTCTGTAGGTATGTGTGTGTTGGCAGCAGGATCTATTTTATATCAAACATCAAATTTAGTTCATAACTATTCAAACGATCAATATATTCCAGCAGCATTAGGTTTATTTGCTTCTTTAATGTTATTGTTTTGGTATGTATTAAGTATTTTCTTGTCTAGAGACTAG
- a CDS encoding zinc metallopeptidase, protein MTGYYILIGAIALVSWLVSSTLKRKFAKYSKIHLRNGMSGAEIAEKMLADHGITDVEVISTRGQLTDHYNPKNKTVNLSEAVYNQRNAAAAAVAAHEVGHAVQHAQAYSWLQMRSSLVPVVSVTSGMSQYLIIGGLVLGGAAGVGLGWWVAAAGVAFMGFATLFSFITLPVEYDASNRALAWLKNKNMVSQQEYAGSEEALKWAARTYLVAAVGALASLLYWALQVFGGRD, encoded by the coding sequence ATGACAGGATATTATATATTAATTGGTGCAATTGCTTTAGTAAGTTGGTTAGTAAGCAGTACGTTAAAACGTAAATTTGCAAAATACTCTAAAATACACTTGCGAAATGGAATGAGTGGTGCCGAAATTGCTGAAAAAATGTTAGCAGATCATGGTATTACTGATGTTGAGGTTATTTCAACTAGAGGGCAATTAACAGACCATTATAACCCAAAAAATAAAACGGTTAACTTAAGTGAAGCAGTTTATAATCAGCGAAATGCTGCCGCTGCAGCTGTTGCAGCTCACGAAGTTGGTCATGCTGTACAACATGCTCAGGCTTACAGTTGGTTGCAAATGCGTTCAAGTTTAGTGCCTGTAGTTAGTGTAACATCTGGAATGTCTCAATATTTAATTATTGGAGGTTTAGTATTAGGTGGAGCTGCTGGTGTAGGTTTAGGATGGTGGGTTGCTGCCGCTGGAGTTGCATTTATGGGGTTTGCGACTTTGTTTAGTTTTATTACGTTACCAGTAGAATATGATGCTAGTAATAGAGCATTAGCTTGGTTAAAAAATAAAAATATGGTTTCGCAACAGGAATATGCAGGTTCAGAAGAAGCCTTAAAGTGGGCAGCAAGAACATATTTGGTTGCAGCTGTTGGTGCTTTAGCATCTTTATTATATTGGGCGCTTCAAGTGTTTGGAGGCAGAGACTAA
- the ald gene encoding alanine dehydrogenase: MKIGVPKEIKNNENRVGMTPAGVFELTKRNHIVYIQATAGFGSGFFDEDYQEAGAIILKSIEEVYASSDMIVKVKEPIQEEYDLIKPNQVVFTYFHFASSETLTKAMIKSNAICIAYETVEDADGSLPLLTPMSEVAGRMSIQQGAKYLEKPIKGRGVLLGGVPGVPPGRVLVLGAGVVGVQAAKMAAGLGAHVTIMDINMKQLRYVNDVMPNHVVTEFSSEYNIRNRIKESDLIIGGVLIKGAKAPKLITKDMLQDMRPGTVIVDVAVDQGGCFETTKPTTHEDPTYIIDDVVHYCVANMPGAVPYTSTVALTNVTLPYVVKLANEGWEKACENSKPLSKGLNIVKGDVVYKEIAETFAL, translated from the coding sequence ATGAAAATTGGTGTTCCAAAAGAAATTAAAAACAACGAAAACAGAGTAGGTATGACGCCTGCAGGAGTTTTTGAATTAACAAAACGCAATCATATTGTTTATATACAAGCCACTGCCGGTTTTGGTAGTGGTTTTTTTGATGAAGATTATCAGGAAGCTGGAGCAATTATCTTAAAATCTATTGAAGAAGTTTACGCTTCCAGCGATATGATTGTAAAGGTTAAAGAGCCTATACAAGAGGAATACGATTTAATTAAACCTAACCAAGTTGTTTTCACCTATTTTCATTTTGCATCAAGTGAAACCTTAACAAAAGCTATGATAAAAAGCAATGCTATTTGTATTGCTTATGAAACTGTTGAAGATGCAGATGGAAGTCTTCCGCTTTTAACCCCAATGTCTGAAGTAGCTGGAAGAATGTCTATTCAACAAGGTGCAAAATATTTAGAAAAACCAATTAAAGGTCGTGGTGTTTTATTAGGCGGTGTGCCAGGTGTTCCACCAGGGCGTGTATTAGTTTTAGGAGCCGGTGTTGTTGGTGTACAAGCAGCTAAAATGGCTGCAGGATTGGGAGCACATGTTACCATAATGGATATTAATATGAAGCAATTACGTTATGTAAACGATGTTATGCCAAACCATGTAGTAACCGAGTTTTCCAGCGAATATAATATTAGAAACCGTATTAAAGAATCCGATTTAATTATAGGTGGTGTTTTAATTAAAGGAGCCAAAGCACCAAAATTAATTACTAAAGATATGCTTCAGGATATGCGACCAGGAACTGTAATTGTAGATGTAGCAGTAGACCAAGGTGGATGTTTTGAAACCACAAAACCAACAACACACGAAGATCCGACATATATTATAGACGATGTAGTGCATTATTGTGTTGCAAATATGCCTGGTGCAGTGCCTTATACTTCTACAGTGGCGTTGACTAATGTTACTTTGCCTTATGTAGTAAAACTTGCTAACGAGGGTTGGGAGAAGGCATGCGAAAATAGTAAACCGTTATCAAAAGGATTGAATATTGTAAAAGGAGACGTTGTTTATAAAGAAATTGCTGAAACTTTTGCTTTATAA
- a CDS encoding DUF3098 domain-containing protein: protein MGEKKRKENSKPVFVFGKKNYKFMFIGLAIIALGFILMSGGGSDDPNVFNPEIFNWRRIRLAPMLILIGFGIQVYAILLNPDKE from the coding sequence ATGGGAGAAAAAAAACGAAAAGAAAATTCTAAACCTGTATTTGTTTTTGGAAAGAAAAATTACAAGTTCATGTTTATAGGTTTAGCTATTATCGCTTTAGGTTTTATTTTAATGTCTGGAGGTGGTAGCGACGATCCTAATGTTTTTAATCCTGAAATTTTTAACTGGAGACGTATTCGTTTAGCTCCAATGTTAATTCTTATTGGTTTCGGAATTCAGGTTTATGCTATTCTTTTAAATCCTGATAAAGAGTAG
- a CDS encoding ABC transporter permease — protein sequence MSSSFEKHQKRRLISSYFSVVLSIALVLFLLGLLGMLILNAKKVSDHFKEQVVVTIYLKDSAKEVETKQLEKSLAMADYVKTTEYVSKEQAAEFMKAENGEDFMDFVGYNPLQNSIDVHLKADFVTSEHLEKISAEALNKSFVDEVTYDNDLVNLMNDNVKKISFWVLVISGIFTLIAVLLINSSIRLAVYSKRFTIKTMQMVGATKQFIRRPFVWKSVRLGMIGAILALIGMAIVLYYLNKTFTELNLLGNPVLVVLLFVLIFALGIIITWISTHFATQRFLNLRTDELYY from the coding sequence ATGAGCTCATCATTTGAAAAACACCAAAAACGCAGACTTATCTCATCTTATTTTTCTGTGGTATTAAGTATTGCTTTGGTTTTGTTTTTATTAGGCTTATTGGGTATGTTAATCCTTAATGCTAAAAAAGTTTCTGATCATTTTAAAGAGCAGGTTGTTGTAACTATTTATTTAAAAGATTCTGCTAAAGAAGTAGAAACTAAACAGCTTGAAAAAAGTTTGGCTATGGCAGATTATGTAAAAACTACCGAATATGTTTCGAAAGAGCAAGCTGCCGAATTTATGAAAGCAGAAAACGGTGAGGATTTTATGGACTTTGTGGGTTATAACCCTTTGCAAAACTCTATTGATGTGCATTTAAAAGCAGATTTTGTAACCTCTGAACATCTTGAGAAAATTTCTGCGGAAGCATTAAACAAATCTTTCGTAGACGAGGTAACTTACGATAATGATTTGGTTAACTTAATGAACGATAACGTAAAAAAAATAAGCTTTTGGGTACTGGTTATTAGTGGCATTTTTACATTAATTGCGGTTTTACTAATTAACAGTTCTATACGTTTAGCTGTATATTCTAAACGTTTTACTATAAAAACCATGCAAATGGTTGGGGCAACTAAACAGTTTATTCGTCGCCCGTTTGTTTGGAAAAGTGTACGTTTAGGTATGATTGGAGCCATACTCGCCTTAATAGGAATGGCGATTGTTTTGTATTATTTAAACAAAACATTTACAGAATTAAACTTACTTGGCAACCCGGTTTTAGTTGTTCTTTTGTTTGTGCTTATTTTTGCTTTAGGCATTATTATTACCTGGATAAGCACACATTTTGCAACACAACGTTTTTTAAATTTAAGGACAGATGAACTGTATTATTGA
- a CDS encoding SemiSWEET family sugar transporter — protein METIGFIAAILTTAAFLPQVYKTWKTKDVSSLSMPMLIMFFIGIVLWLVYGFLKNSPSMIFANSITVVSSFLLVYFKIKYRKK, from the coding sequence ATGGAAACCATAGGCTTTATAGCAGCAATTTTAACAACAGCAGCGTTTCTTCCGCAAGTTTATAAAACATGGAAAACTAAAGATGTTTCAAGTTTATCTATGCCTATGCTTATTATGTTTTTTATAGGAATTGTTTTGTGGCTGGTCTATGGGTTTCTTAAAAATAGTCCTTCCATGATTTTTGCAAATAGTATTACGGTAGTTTCTTCCTTTCTACTAGTTTATTTCAAAATTAAATACAGAAAGAAATAA
- a CDS encoding UbiA family prenyltransferase produces MLHDLKISRPGLWFPTLWIYLVPFSLETNFWLETNFWIGLFFVTFPLNYLVYGLNDFNDFKADKVNDRKGNFLFGAKSSKHQLASVPKKVTLFVVPFIIYFTFISGFKILLLLVFMVVINILYNFKPFRIKERPPFEILIQIGYVFTAFFSIVLNDLQMLPWQTILYLTLFAFQAHIAGEIMDIEPDLRAGKRTTGTLIGRKNTKFLMLFLLISEIFILSFWFQDYVLSGFLVVFSLWLILDIFFIFKEKPYSVSQMKLFGIAMNFSAILSMTWVLYSGKLLQPVF; encoded by the coding sequence TTGCTTCACGATTTAAAAATTTCACGTCCCGGTTTATGGTTTCCAACACTTTGGATTTATCTTGTTCCTTTTAGTTTAGAAACCAATTTTTGGTTAGAAACCAATTTTTGGATTGGTTTATTTTTCGTCACCTTTCCATTAAATTATTTGGTTTATGGTTTAAACGATTTTAACGATTTTAAGGCAGATAAAGTTAACGATAGAAAAGGAAATTTCCTGTTTGGAGCAAAATCATCTAAGCATCAATTAGCTTCGGTACCAAAAAAAGTAACTTTATTTGTAGTGCCATTTATAATTTATTTCACTTTTATTTCCGGTTTTAAAATATTATTGCTTTTAGTGTTTATGGTAGTTATAAACATACTCTATAATTTTAAACCTTTCCGAATAAAAGAACGTCCACCTTTTGAAATTCTTATTCAAATAGGGTATGTGTTTACTGCATTTTTCAGCATTGTACTTAACGATTTACAAATGTTACCATGGCAAACCATTTTGTACTTAACATTGTTTGCTTTTCAGGCGCATATTGCTGGTGAGATTATGGATATAGAACCCGATTTGCGAGCGGGTAAACGTACTACAGGAACTTTAATTGGGAGAAAAAACACTAAATTTTTAATGTTGTTTTTATTGATTTCTGAAATTTTTATTCTATCATTTTGGTTTCAAGATTATGTGCTTTCTGGGTTTTTAGTAGTATTTTCTTTGTGGTTAATTTTGGATATTTTCTTTATTTTTAAAGAAAAACCCTATTCAGTTTCGCAAATGAAATTATTTGGAATTGCTATGAATTTTTCAGCAATTTTATCAATGACTTGGGTATTATATTCAGGGAAACTTTTACAACCCGTTTTTTAA
- a CDS encoding glycerate kinase → MKFVLAPDKFKGSLTGMQFCKVVEEHLKKIMPKSEILSLPLSDGGDGTIEILKYHLKGKLIHVEVNDPLFRPIQTSYLFMDSIKTAFVEMAGASGMALLKPEEQNCFYTTTFGTGEVILAAIRQGAKTIILGIGGSATNDCGIGMANALGYKFEDKNGNELSPIGKNLSRIHNINTHNVFKDLKHIDFKVACDVTNPLYGKQGAAYIYGPQKGASENEVKLLDDGLKHIAKVFVKQFGKDVQNIKGAGAAGGMGAGTSVFLNAELQSGIDLVKDLIGFDEKIKHADWIVTGEGKLDSQTLSGKTIQGVLASAKANNIKVAALCGSISVSKKQAKKLGIVYSDAITDYAKNLEDAMVNTEKHLSEIVIKFIESIKQT, encoded by the coding sequence ATGAAATTTGTACTAGCGCCAGATAAGTTTAAAGGTTCTTTAACAGGCATGCAATTTTGCAAAGTTGTTGAAGAGCATTTAAAAAAAATAATGCCAAAATCTGAAATTTTAAGTTTACCACTTTCTGATGGCGGCGATGGTACTATTGAAATTTTGAAGTATCATTTAAAAGGAAAACTTATACATGTAGAAGTAAACGATCCGTTATTCAGACCTATACAAACATCATATCTCTTTATGGATTCCATAAAAACAGCTTTTGTTGAAATGGCAGGAGCATCTGGAATGGCACTTTTAAAACCCGAAGAACAAAATTGTTTTTATACAACAACTTTCGGTACTGGCGAGGTTATTTTAGCCGCTATAAGGCAAGGTGCAAAAACTATTATTTTGGGAATTGGCGGAAGTGCAACCAACGATTGTGGTATTGGAATGGCTAATGCATTAGGCTATAAATTTGAAGATAAAAATGGAAACGAATTAAGCCCGATTGGGAAAAACTTGTCTCGAATACATAATATAAATACTCACAATGTTTTTAAAGATTTAAAACATATAGATTTTAAAGTGGCTTGCGATGTTACTAACCCGTTGTATGGAAAACAAGGTGCAGCTTATATTTATGGACCACAAAAAGGCGCTTCGGAAAACGAGGTAAAACTATTAGATGATGGTTTAAAACATATTGCAAAAGTGTTTGTAAAACAGTTTGGTAAAGATGTTCAGAATATAAAAGGTGCAGGAGCGGCAGGAGGAATGGGTGCGGGAACTTCAGTGTTTTTAAATGCAGAATTACAATCTGGAATCGATTTGGTAAAAGATTTAATTGGTTTTGATGAAAAAATAAAACACGCCGATTGGATTGTTACAGGAGAAGGAAAGTTAGATAGTCAAACCTTATCAGGCAAAACCATTCAAGGTGTTTTAGCTTCCGCGAAAGCGAATAATATAAAAGTTGCAGCATTGTGTGGAAGTATTTCCGTTTCTAAAAAGCAAGCAAAAAAATTAGGAATTGTTTATTCGGATGCTATAACAGATTATGCGAAAAATTTAGAAGATGCTATGGTGAACACTGAAAAACACCTTTCTGAAATAGTTATAAAGTTTATTGAGTCAATAAAACAGACTTAA
- a CDS encoding leucine--tRNA ligase — MKYDFNKIEKKWQDYWSKNQTFKAVNYSEKPKYYVLDMFPYPSGAGLHVGHPLGYIASDIYARYKRHKGFNVLHPQGYDSFGLPAEQYAIQTGQHPAITTETNIATYRRQLDQIGFSFDWSREVRTSDPNYYKWTQWIFIQLYESWYCKEEEKAFPISELEQLFAQEGNINLSEVCNDGVEIFTAEDWNSFSSKKKQEILLNFRLAYLAETEVNWCPALGTVLANDEIVNGVSERGGHPVVRKKMTQWSMRISAYAERLLQGLDTIDWTDSLKESQRNWIGKSVGASVSFNVIASETKQSHKIDVFTTRPDTIFGVSFMTLAPEHELVSKITTPEQKAEVEAYIEATAKRSERDRMADVKTISGAFTGAYVEHPFTKEPIPVWIGDYVLAGYGTGAVMSVPCGDQRDYDFAKHFNIPIPNIFEGVDISEEAFADKDKTIIANSDFLNGLNYKKATKRAIYELEQINQGEGKTNYRLRDAVFSRQRYWGEPFPVYYVDGMPQMIDAKHLPIKLPEVEKYLPTETGEPPLGNATTWAWDTSKNKVVSNDLIDNKTIYPLELNTMPGWAGSSWYFNRYMDAKNTEEFASKEALEYWKDVDLYIGGSEHATGHLLYARFWQKFLFDRGVVPVDEFAKKLINQGMILGTSAFVNLLRVSVKDNNGNVSKETLLITDDWVVEISGSKLISDEAYSNVLSKFEEVMKLEVQKYFALDKNGGKIIDSIKYNIDEKTSIHTDVSFVNASNELNVEAFKNWRDEYTNVIPVEENGKIMVARDVEKMSKSKYNVVNPDQIVADYGADSLRLYEMFLGPLEQYKPWNTAGITGVHSFLKKLWKLYVDDIGLKVNDAEPTKDNLKTLHKTIKKVEEDIENFSFNTSVSTFMIAVNELTAQKCTSKTILEPLLVLISPYAPHIAEELWSQLGNKESISTAPFPKFDASHLVESSKVYPISFNGKMRFTLELPLDMSKDEIEKTVLAHEKTQEQLQGRTPKKVIVVPGKIVNIVG, encoded by the coding sequence ATGAAGTACGATTTCAATAAAATCGAGAAAAAGTGGCAAGACTATTGGTCAAAAAACCAAACGTTTAAAGCTGTAAACTATAGCGAAAAACCTAAATATTATGTACTGGATATGTTTCCTTACCCAAGTGGTGCAGGCTTACATGTTGGGCACCCATTAGGATATATTGCATCAGATATTTATGCACGTTACAAACGCCATAAAGGGTTTAATGTATTGCATCCGCAAGGTTATGATAGTTTTGGTTTGCCGGCAGAACAATACGCTATTCAAACAGGACAGCATCCAGCTATTACTACCGAAACGAATATTGCAACATATCGTCGTCAATTAGATCAAATAGGATTTTCATTCGATTGGTCTCGAGAAGTTCGTACATCCGATCCAAATTATTATAAATGGACACAATGGATTTTCATTCAATTATACGAATCTTGGTATTGTAAAGAGGAAGAAAAAGCCTTTCCTATTTCAGAATTAGAACAACTGTTTGCTCAAGAAGGAAATATAAACTTAAGCGAAGTATGTAATGATGGTGTAGAAATATTTACCGCTGAAGATTGGAATAGTTTTTCGTCAAAGAAGAAGCAAGAAATACTTTTAAATTTTAGACTAGCCTATTTAGCAGAAACCGAAGTAAACTGGTGTCCAGCTCTTGGAACTGTTTTGGCTAATGATGAGATTGTAAACGGCGTTTCAGAACGTGGTGGACATCCTGTTGTGCGTAAAAAAATGACACAATGGAGTATGCGAATCTCAGCCTATGCAGAACGTTTATTACAAGGTTTAGATACTATAGATTGGACAGATTCGCTTAAAGAAAGTCAGCGTAACTGGATTGGAAAATCGGTTGGAGCAAGTGTGTCGTTCAACGTCATTGCGAGTGAAACGAAGCAATCTCATAAAATAGACGTTTTTACAACAAGACCTGATACCATTTTCGGAGTTTCATTCATGACACTGGCTCCAGAGCACGAACTCGTTTCAAAAATTACAACTCCAGAACAAAAAGCTGAGGTTGAAGCCTATATTGAAGCTACAGCAAAACGTAGCGAACGCGATAGAATGGCCGATGTAAAAACCATTTCTGGAGCGTTTACAGGTGCTTACGTAGAGCATCCGTTTACTAAAGAGCCTATTCCGGTTTGGATTGGCGATTACGTGTTAGCGGGTTACGGAACAGGAGCAGTAATGTCTGTGCCTTGTGGTGACCAACGCGATTATGATTTTGCAAAACATTTTAACATTCCTATCCCAAATATTTTTGAAGGTGTAGATATTAGTGAAGAAGCTTTTGCCGATAAAGACAAAACCATTATTGCTAATAGTGATTTCTTAAACGGATTAAACTATAAAAAAGCAACTAAACGTGCTATTTACGAACTGGAACAAATTAATCAAGGTGAAGGAAAAACCAATTACAGGTTAAGAGACGCAGTGTTTAGTCGTCAGCGTTATTGGGGCGAACCATTTCCGGTTTATTATGTTGATGGCATGCCACAAATGATTGATGCAAAACATTTACCAATAAAACTACCTGAAGTTGAAAAATATTTACCAACTGAAACTGGCGAACCACCATTAGGTAACGCTACAACTTGGGCTTGGGATACTTCAAAAAATAAAGTAGTTTCAAATGATTTAATTGATAATAAAACCATTTATCCTTTAGAACTTAACACAATGCCTGGGTGGGCGGGAAGTTCATGGTATTTTAACCGATATATGGATGCTAAAAATACTGAGGAGTTTGCCAGTAAAGAGGCGCTTGAGTATTGGAAAGATGTAGATTTATATATTGGCGGAAGCGAGCACGCCACAGGACATTTATTATACGCACGTTTTTGGCAAAAGTTCTTGTTTGATAGAGGTGTTGTACCTGTTGATGAGTTTGCTAAAAAACTGATTAACCAAGGAATGATACTTGGAACGAGTGCTTTTGTTAATTTGTTAAGAGTTTCAGTTAAGGATAATAATGGTAATGTGAGTAAGGAAACTCTATTAATAACTGATGATTGGGTGGTAGAAATTTCCGGTTCGAAGTTGATTTCAGATGAAGCTTATAGTAATGTTTTATCAAAATTTGAAGAGGTGATGAAATTGGAAGTTCAGAAATATTTCGCATTAGATAAAAACGGTGGTAAGATTATAGATTCGATAAAATATAATATTGATGAAAAGACTAGTATTCATACTGATGTGTCTTTTGTGAATGCTTCTAATGAATTAAATGTTGAGGCTTTTAAAAACTGGAGAGATGAATATACTAACGTTATCCCAGTTGAAGAAAATGGTAAAATTATGGTGGCGCGTGACGTTGAAAAAATGTCCAAATCAAAATATAATGTGGTTAATCCAGACCAAATTGTTGCAGATTACGGAGCAGACAGTTTACGTCTTTACGAAATGTTTCTTGGCCCGTTAGAGCAATACAAACCTTGGAATACTGCTGGTATTACAGGTGTACACTCTTTCCTTAAAAAACTCTGGAAATTGTATGTTGACGATATTGGTTTAAAAGTAAACGATGCAGAACCAACAAAAGACAACTTAAAAACGCTTCATAAAACCATTAAAAAAGTAGAAGAAGATATTGAGAATTTCTCGTTTAATACTTCGGTTTCTACATTTATGATTGCGGTAAACGAGTTAACAGCTCAAAAATGTACAAGTAAAACTATATTAGAACCTTTATTGGTTTTAATATCGCCTTATGCGCCACATATTGCTGAAGAATTATGGAGCCAGTTAGGAAATAAAGAATCTATTTCCACTGCACCTTTCCCAAAATTTGATGCAAGTCACTTAGTAGAAAGTAGCAAAGTGTACCCAATTTCATTTAACGGTAAAATGCGTTTTACACTAGAATTGCCATTGGATATGAGTAAAGACGAGATTGAAAAAACAGTATTGGCGCACGAAAAAACCCAAGAACAATTACAAGGTAGAACACCTAAAAAGGTTATTGTAGTTCCAGGTAAAATTGTGAATATAGTAGGCTAA